The DNA sequence TTCTGCTGCTGGCGAGGATGCTGCCGCAAACCTCGTTTTCGCTGTATGTGAGCTCGACCTTCGACGTCAGCAACGCCATGGTCGGACTTTGCTACGGGTTGCTCGCCCTGGGCTTCATCCTGTGCGCCACTGCCTGGTCGCGCTATTTCGATCAGCGCAACCCGACGCAAACACTGCACGCCATCACTGGAGTTGTGATCGCGTGCATGGCCCTGACCGCCTTGGCCAGCCTGACCCGCCAGCCGCTGGTCTTCGCCCTGGTCTATTTCGTCTGGGGCCTGCTTTTGGGTGCAACCACCCCGGTGCTGACCGCGCTCATTTCCAAAAGTACCGACAACACACACCAAGGCCAGGTGCTGGGGCTGGCACAAGGTGTTTCACAGACGGCATCCATTATCGGCATATCCCTGGGCGCATTACTCAGCCAGGTCTACGGCCTTCAATACACGTATCTATACGTCAGCGTTGCCTATGCCCTAGTGCTGATGCCCCTGATGTTGCTGCGCTCCCGGCCACCGGGGATGCCGGATCGGGCAAGCGAATAACCTCGCGAAGCGATTTGCCCTCACCTGAATGCATGATCGCGGCCAAGATCGACCTTGCGCGGCAGTGAGCGCCTCCACTACCATTGGGAATACTTCTCACTCTCAAAAAAATACAAACAGCCATGAGCGATCCAGGGTCAGCGACCAACGATTGTCACCTGCGCACCATTGCAGACCTCTACAGCGGACACCATGGCTGGTTGTACGCCCGACTCTATCGGAAACTGGGCAACGCGCTGGACGCCGCAGACCTGGCCCATGACACCTTCATCCGCATTCTCGCCTCGAAGGTCGCAATCATCGAAGAGCCTCGGGCGTACCTCAGCTGTGTGGCCGGTGGGATCCTGGTCAACTGGTTCCAGCGCAAGGCGCTGGAGCGCGCTTATCTCCAGGCGCTGGCGTTATTGCCCGAACCCGAAGCCCCCTCCCCGGAACGTCGTCTGCTGGTGCTGGAAACCCTGCATGAGATCGACGCCATGCTCGACACCCTCCCTGGGCCGGTCAAACGGGCATTTTTGTTATCGCAAATCAGCGGCCTGAAATACGCCGACATCGCCAACCAGTTGGGGGTCTCGCTGATCACGGTCAAGCGCTACATGAAGCAAGCGTTCCTGCACTGCCTGATGCTGGTGGACTGAATGAGCCCTCGCGATAGTCATACCCTCGATCCGTCCATCCTCAACGAAGCAGCCGACTGGCTGATGCGCCTGAGCGAAGGCAGTGTCAACGACGCCGAGCGCCAGGCATGGGAACACTGGCGCAACAGCAGTCCGGCGCACCAGCAAGCCTGGGCGCGCGCCGAATTGCTGTTGAGCAAACTGCAAGGCTTGCCGCCCGCCTTGGCCATGCCCTCGCTGGACCGTCCCAGCAACCCCGAGCGCCGTGCCGCCATGGGCAAACTGGCGGCCTTGCTCGCGTTGGCGCCGTTGGCCTGGGGCAGTTGGAAGCTCAACGACTGGCAACAATGGACCGCCGACTACCGCGCACCCGTGGGCGAACGCCGTGACCTGACCTTGACCGACGGCACCCGCGTCACGTTGAACACCGACACCGCCATTGATGTGTATTTCGATCAGCGTCAACGCCTGCTGCTGTTGCGCCGTGGCGAGATCCTGGTGCAGACCGCGCCGGACCCGTCCCCCATCACCCGGCCGTTCATGGTGGAAACCAGCGAAGGTCGGATGCAGGCCCTCGGTACACGCTTCAGCGTTCGCGAGGAAACCGGACACACCCGCCTCGCCGTGCTGGAGGGCGCCGTCAGCATCCAGCTCAAGGGCACCCCTGGAAAAGTCGTCGAGGCCGGCCAGAGCAGCGGGTTTAGCGCGTTTGCCGTTGACGGGCTCAAACCTGTCGATAAATCGGTGCTGGCCTGGACCCAGGGCATGCTGATGGCTGACAACATGCGCCTGGCCGATTTCGTCAGTGAACTGGCTCGCTATCGCAACGGCATCCTGCGCTGCGACCCGGCCATTGCCGATCTGCGGATTTCCGGCGCGTTCCCCCTCAACGACACTCGACTCACCCTGAACATGCTTGCCCGGACTTACGCCATCAACATCAATTCGCGCCTGGGTGATTACTGGATCATGTTGGCGCCGGCGTGAGTCCGGGAAAAAATTCGTCTCAGGGTGATACTTTTTTCGATCCTGGCTGGCTAGAGAACAAACCCTCTGAACAGGATCATTACGCCATGCCCGTTGCCCGCCCCCTGCGCTCGGATCGTAAGCTGAATCTGGCGATTCGCAGCGCGATGCTCAGCGTTGCCCTTTCGACCTTTAGTCCAGGCAGCTGGGCCGCACCGGGTGCGGCGCTGGACAGCGTCGCCAGCCAGTCCTACAACATTCAGCCCGGCCCCCTGGGGCCAACGCTTTCGGCGTTCGCCGTACAAGCGGGCATCGCCTTGTCGTTCGAACCGTCCCTGACCCAAGGCCTGAACAGCCCGGGCCTGTCCGGCCAGTTCACGGCACGCGAAGCGTTTAGCCGGTTGCTGGCCGGCAGTGGCCTGGAGCTGGTGGCTCGCGACGATGGCAGCTACACCCTGCAAAAACGCAACGCCAACGGCGATTTGACCCTCTCGGAAACCACCATCAGCACCACCGAAGCCCGCCCCGGGGATTTGCCACCCGCCTACAGCGGCGGTCAGGTCGCCCGTGGTGGCCGGGTGGGCCTGCTGGGTAATAAGGATCTGATGGACACGCCGTTCAGCGTGAGCAACTACACCTCGGCCCTGATGAAAGACCAACAAGCCGTGACCGCCGCCGATGTGCTGGAACGTGACTCCTCGGTGCGCTCCACCGGCCAGACCGGCGGCATCGTCGACTCGTTTTTCATTCGCGGCTTTCCCGTGGGCGAAGGCAACCTGGGGGAGCTGGCGTTCGACGGGGTGTATGGCGTGGCCCCCAACTATCGGGTGTTCACCGAGTACGCCGAGCGTATTGAAGTAATCAAGGGCCCGGCCGCCCTGCTCTACGGCATGTCGCCCAACAGCGGTGTGGGCGGTGTCATCAACATCGTGCCCAAGCGTTCGCTGGACGAAGACTTGACCCGCGTGACCGCCAACTACGCCATGGACTCCCAAGCGGGCGGGCATGTCGATATCAGCCGTCGTTTCGGCGAGGAGCGCCGCTTCGGCGTGCGGGTCAACGGCAGCCTGCAAGGCGGTGACACGGCGATCGACAAGCAGTCGCGGGATGTGGGCATCGGCTCGATTTCCCTTGACTACCAAGGCGACCGATTCAGGACCAGTCTGGATCTGATCAGCCAGGAAGAACAATGGGACGCCCCTTCCCGGCCGTTCCAAATCGTCAGCGGCGTCGAGGTGCCCTCGGCGGCCAACGGGCGCAGCAACGTCACCCAGGAATGGGCCTGGTCGAAGACGCGCGACAAGTCCGCCTTGCTCAGCGGCGAGTACGACCTGAGCGACAGCCTGACGGTTTTTGGCCACCTCGGGGGCGGAAAGTCTGATGTGGCGAGGCTGTCGGACCAGACACCGACGATTCTGAACAGCGCCGGGGACACTCGCTCGACGCCCGGCTACTACAAGTTCGAAGTGGAGCGCTACACCGTCGATGCTGGCGCCCGGACTCGCTTCGAAACCGGCCCGGTCAGCCACAGCGCCACCTTGCAGCTCAGCCGTTACCGCGACGAACTGCGCCGGGGGATCAATTCGGGGACGCCCCTGTTCTCGAATATCTACCATCCGGTGGAAAGTGACAAACCGTCCATATCCTCGCCGGATGTCACGAAAATCTCCGACACCGAACTGTCGGGCCTCGCCCTGGCCGATACGCTGTCGATCCTTGACGAACGCGTTCAAGTTACCTTGGGACTGCGCAAGCAACGTGTCGAATCGCATAACTACAACAGCACTACCGGCGCACGCACGACGCCGTCCTATGACGAAAGCGAAACCACACCGTTGTTCGGTGCGGTGATCAAGCCTTGGGAACACGTGTCGTTTTATTACAACTACATCGAAGGACTGAGCAAGGGCGATACGGCTCCCGCGACCGCTAACAACTCTGGAGAAATATTCAAACCCTATATCTCTCGCCAACAAGAGGTCGGCGTCAAAGTCGATTACGGCTCCTTCACCTCGACCCTGGCGCTGTTCCAGGTCAAGAAGCCCAGCGGCGAGCTGTCCAATGGCGTGTTTTCGGTCCAAGGCGAACAACGCAACCGTGGCATCGAGCTGAACATGTTCGGTGAGCTGCGCGAAGGCACCCGCCTGCTGGGTGGCGTCACCTTGCTGGACGGTGAACTGACCAAAAGTGGCACCGCGGCCAATCGCGGCAACAAGCCGGTGGGCGTGCCCGAAGTGCAGGCCAATCTCTGGGCCGAATGGGACACACCCTGGATCCAGGGCGTAACCCTCACGGGCGGTGCGATCTACACCGGCAGCCAGTACATCGACCAGGCCAATACCCGTGAACTCGACCCGTGGACCCGTTTCGACGCGGGCGCTCGCTACAGCACCGTGCTGGATGGCCGGCCAACCACCTTCCGCGCCACGGTGCAGAACGTCTTCGACCGCGAGTACTGGTCCGGCGTGGCCTCCTATGGCGCGTTCTCCCAGGGCGCACCGCGCACCTTGCTGCTTTCGGCCACGGTCGACTTCTGAGTTTCCCGGCCCCGACAGCGCCTGCAACGCTGCCGGGGCCGCTCTTTGACAAGGTTTCAACGATGCCCCTCCCATCTCGAACACGCTCATCGCTCACCGCTTGGCTGCTGGGATCGGTTGCCCTGCTGCTGAGCGGTTTGGCGTTTTCCGGCACCGCGCCGGACAGCACCGCCAAAACCACGGTGACCGATTTGCTGGGCCGCCAGGTCCAAGTGCGCATTCCCGTACGCCGGGTGATCCTGGGCGAAGGCCGCCAGTTGTATCTGGTGGCAGCCCTCGACACCGCGAACCCGCTGCGGCGCATCGTCGGCTGGCGCAAGGATTTGATCCAGTCCGACCCGGACACCTACGGCGCCTACCTGCGCCGTTATCCGGAGATCGCCAAGGTGCCAACGTTCGGCGGTTTCGAAGACGGCACCTTCGACATCGAGCAAGCGATCAGCCAGCAACCGGACGTCATCATCCTCAACATCGAGGCCCAGCACGCCACCGAAGACGCCCGCTACATCGAGAAGCTAGACGCGCTCGGCATCCCGGTGGTCTACGTGGATTTTCGCAATAACCCGATGCAGAACACCGAGCCGACCATGCGCCTGTTTGGCCAGTTGTTCGGTGAAGATGCACGCGCCGAGGCATTCATTGCTTTTCGCAACCAACAGATCCGGCGCGTCATCGACGTGATCGAGGCCCGCCAACCGCCCAGGCCCAAGGTGTTCATCGAACGCATCGGCGGCTACACCGACGATTGTTGCCTGAGTTTCGGCAATGAAAACTTCGGCCGCTTCGTCGAGCTGGCCGGCGGTCACAACATCGCCAGCGCCATCATTCCCAACACATTCGGCCAGTTGAACGCCGAACAGGTCATCGTTGCCGACCCCGCGCAGGTGATCGTCACCAGCGCAAACTGGCAAGCCTTTGCGCCGGATGGACACTGGGTCGGCGTCGGACCCGGTGCCGACCTGGCCGAGGCGCGCCGCAAACTGCAATGGTTCACCCAACGCCCTGCCTACGCGGGGATCAAGGCCCAGCAAACCGGGGACTTTCATGCCGTCTGGCATCAGTTCTACAACAGCCCGTACCAGTTCATCGCCATCCAGCAACTGGCCAAGTGGTTCCACCCAGAACTGTTCGCCGACCTTGATCCCGATGCCACGTTTCGTGAGTTCCACGAGCGCTTCCTGCCAGTGCCCTACGAGCCTGGCTACTTCGTCAGCCTCAAGCCAACGCAGGGCCAGCCATGAACGAGCGTCTCGAACATCTTGCCCTGGGCACGATCTATCGTGCGCAAGTCTGGCGCAAACGCTTGATCCTGGTCGGGCTGGGGCTGTTGCTGTTGTTCAGCGTGCTGTTGGACCTGGCACTCGGCCCTGCCAGCTATGGCCTGGAGGAAGTGCTGGGCGCGCTGTTTTCACCGCAATCCGCTGCGCCACAGGTGCGGGTGGTGATGTGGGACATTCGCCTGCCGGTGGCGCTGATGGCCGTCGCGGTGGGCGCCGCGTTGTCCCTGGCCGGCGCGCAGATGCAGACCATCCTCAACAACCCGCTGGCAAGCCCGTTCACCCTCGGCATCTCGGCGGCGGCCAGCTTCGGCGCGGCCTTGGGGCTGGCGTTTGGCGTGGCGTTGGTGCCGGTGATTGCCCAGTACATGGTGCCGCTCAATGCCTTTGTCATGGCGATGCTCTCGGCCCTGCTGATTCACGTGTTGAGCCTGCGCCGCGGCATGACCAGCGAAACCATTGTGCTGTTGGGCATCGCCCTGGTGTTCACCTTCAATGCGCTGCTGGCGCTGGTGCAATTCTTCGCCACCGAGCAAGCCGTGGCCGCCGTGGTGTTCTGGACCATGGGCAGCCTGACGAAGGCCACATGGCCAAAACTGGGGGTGATTTGCCTGGTGATCCTCATCACCTTGCCGATTTTTGCCCGTCGCGCCTGGGCCATGACCGCCTTGCGCCTGGGCGATGAAAAAGCCGCAAGCTTCGGCATCAATGTGCGCAAACTGCGTTTGCAAACCCTGGTCATGGTCAGCCTCCTGGCATCATTTCCGGTGGCGTTTGTCGGCACCATAGGCTTCATCGGCCTGGTGGGACCGCACATAGCGCGGATGCTCATCGGTGAAGACCAACGCTTTTTCCTGCCGGCATCGCTGCTGACCGGCGCCTTGATCCTGTCGGCCAGCTCCGTGGTCAGCAAGACCCTGATACCGGGGGCCATCTTTCCCATCGGCGTGGTCACGTCGTTGATCGGCGTGCCGTTTTTCATCTCTCTCATTCTTGGCGGGAAGAAGCAGTCATGGTGACGATTGAACTGGCGGGCCTGGGCGCCCGTTATGGTAGCCGGGCGATTCTCGACGCAATCACTACGCCGATGTTCTCCGGCGGTGAGGTGGTGGCGGTGGTTGGCCCCAATGCAGCCGGTAAATCAACGCTATTCAAGCGTATCGCGGGGCTGATCGACGGCCCCGGTCAGGTGCGGCTGGAAGGGTCGCGCAATGGTCTGGACGGCATCTGCTATATGCCGCAGAACCTCAACGCCAGTGCCCGGCTGACGGTCTACGAATCGGTGCTGCTGGCCCGCAAGCAACGGGCACCGGGCTGGGTTGTGCAAACGGACGAACTGGAGATCGTGGACCGCACCCTCGAATCCCTTGGCATCAGCGACCTGTCGTTTCGCAACCTGGGTGAGTTGAGTGGCGGGCAGCAGCAACTGGTGTCCATCGCACAGACCCTGGTGCGCGAACCCGAAGTGTTGCTGATGGATGAACCCACCAGCGCCCTGGACATGCGCCGTCAGGTCCAGGTCCTGGCGTTCATGCGCGCCCTTGCCCGCCAACACGCAATCATTGTGTTCATCGCCCTCCACGACCTGAACCAGGCGCTGCGCTTTGCCGACCAGGTGCTGGTCATCGCCCAGGGCACCCTGCAAGGCAGCGGCCCGAGTGAAGAGGTGATCACCGAGCAGATGCTGCGCACGGTGTATCGGGTCCAGGCCCGGATCGAGCAGTGTTCGAGGGGGGAGCGGCACATTATTGTGGATGATGTGGTTTGAGGGCTGTAACCGAATCCTGTGGCGAGGGAGCTTGCTCGCGCTCGACTGCGCAGCAGTCGTAAATCGGACAATGCGGTATGACTGAAAGGTCGCGTTGCCTGCGTTGGGGCTGCTTCGCAGCCCAGCGGGAGCAAGCTTCCTCGCCACAGGGAATTCAGGTGCCTGGAAGGGAGCGAACTATCGAGCAGTCGCAGCCCACCGTCATTATGGGTAACATACCGGCCTTCCCGCAGCCCTTCTGCGACCTGCCGAATAAGCCTATTCCATGCCTTTTGAACTCAGCGTTGATCTCACCACCCTCGCTATCCTTGCCGTTGTCGCCTTCATTGCCGGTTTCATCGATGCCATTGCCGGAGGTGGCGGCCTGCTGACCACGCCCGCCCTGCTGACGGCCGGCCTGCCGCCCCATCTGGTCCTGGGCACCAACAAGCTCAGCTCGACCTTCGGCTCGGCCACGGCCAGTTTCACCTTCTACAAGCGCAAGCTGTTCCATCCCCGGCAATGGACCCATGCCCTCGTCGGCACGCTGGTGGGTGCCCTGGCCGGCGCAATCGTCGCCCATTACCTGCCTGCCGAATGGCTGAACAAAATGTTGCCGGTGATCGTCTTCGCCTGCGGCCTGTACCTGTTGTTCGGCGGCACGCCCAAGGCGCCGCTGGACAGCGACGCACCGATCAAAAAGACCTGGCAATCGACCCAGGGCTTCAGCCTGGGTTTCTACGACGGTGTGGCCGGCCCTGGCACGGGTGCGTTCTGGACGGTCAGCAGCCTGCTGCTCTACCCCATCGACCTGGTCAAGGCCAGCGGCGTGGCCCGTAGCATGAACTTCGTCAGCAACATTGCGGCGCTGTCGGTGTTCATCTTCTCGGGACAGGTGGACTGGATCATCGGCCTGAGCATGGGCCTGTCGGTGATGGTCGGCGCGTTCTTCGGTGCCCGCACCGCCATCAGCGGCGGTGCCAAGTTCATCCGACCAGTGTTCATCACCGTGGTCCTGGGCCTGACCGTGCGCCTAGCCTGGCAGCACTGGTTCAGCGCGGCCTAGTCGTCGCGCCACATAAAGGTCGATCAGGTAGCGAGCGATGGAGCGCGAGGCCGGCAACGGCGGCAGGTGGTGGACGTTGAACCACTGGGCGTCCTCGATTTCATCTTCCTGGGGCACGATGTCGCCACTGGCGTATTCAGCGTGAAAGCCCAGCATCATCGAATGGGGAAACGGCCAGCACTGGCTGCCCATGTACTGGATGTTCTTCACCTCGATGCTGACTTCTTCGCGTACCTCGCGAATCAGACAATCCTCCGCCGACTCGCCCGGCTCGGCAAACCCGGCCAGGGTGCTGTAGACGCCCGTGACGAAACGTGGCGAACGGGCCAGCAGGACTTCATCGCCGCGG is a window from the Pseudomonas brassicacearum genome containing:
- a CDS encoding sigma-70 family RNA polymerase sigma factor produces the protein MSDPGSATNDCHLRTIADLYSGHHGWLYARLYRKLGNALDAADLAHDTFIRILASKVAIIEEPRAYLSCVAGGILVNWFQRKALERAYLQALALLPEPEAPSPERRLLVLETLHEIDAMLDTLPGPVKRAFLLSQISGLKYADIANQLGVSLITVKRYMKQAFLHCLMLVD
- a CDS encoding FecR domain-containing protein, whose amino-acid sequence is MSPRDSHTLDPSILNEAADWLMRLSEGSVNDAERQAWEHWRNSSPAHQQAWARAELLLSKLQGLPPALAMPSLDRPSNPERRAAMGKLAALLALAPLAWGSWKLNDWQQWTADYRAPVGERRDLTLTDGTRVTLNTDTAIDVYFDQRQRLLLLRRGEILVQTAPDPSPITRPFMVETSEGRMQALGTRFSVREETGHTRLAVLEGAVSIQLKGTPGKVVEAGQSSGFSAFAVDGLKPVDKSVLAWTQGMLMADNMRLADFVSELARYRNGILRCDPAIADLRISGAFPLNDTRLTLNMLARTYAININSRLGDYWIMLAPA
- a CDS encoding TonB-dependent receptor, with the translated sequence MPVARPLRSDRKLNLAIRSAMLSVALSTFSPGSWAAPGAALDSVASQSYNIQPGPLGPTLSAFAVQAGIALSFEPSLTQGLNSPGLSGQFTAREAFSRLLAGSGLELVARDDGSYTLQKRNANGDLTLSETTISTTEARPGDLPPAYSGGQVARGGRVGLLGNKDLMDTPFSVSNYTSALMKDQQAVTAADVLERDSSVRSTGQTGGIVDSFFIRGFPVGEGNLGELAFDGVYGVAPNYRVFTEYAERIEVIKGPAALLYGMSPNSGVGGVINIVPKRSLDEDLTRVTANYAMDSQAGGHVDISRRFGEERRFGVRVNGSLQGGDTAIDKQSRDVGIGSISLDYQGDRFRTSLDLISQEEQWDAPSRPFQIVSGVEVPSAANGRSNVTQEWAWSKTRDKSALLSGEYDLSDSLTVFGHLGGGKSDVARLSDQTPTILNSAGDTRSTPGYYKFEVERYTVDAGARTRFETGPVSHSATLQLSRYRDELRRGINSGTPLFSNIYHPVESDKPSISSPDVTKISDTELSGLALADTLSILDERVQVTLGLRKQRVESHNYNSTTGARTTPSYDESETTPLFGAVIKPWEHVSFYYNYIEGLSKGDTAPATANNSGEIFKPYISRQQEVGVKVDYGSFTSTLALFQVKKPSGELSNGVFSVQGEQRNRGIELNMFGELREGTRLLGGVTLLDGELTKSGTAANRGNKPVGVPEVQANLWAEWDTPWIQGVTLTGGAIYTGSQYIDQANTRELDPWTRFDAGARYSTVLDGRPTTFRATVQNVFDREYWSGVASYGAFSQGAPRTLLLSATVDF
- a CDS encoding ABC transporter substrate-binding protein gives rise to the protein MPLPSRTRSSLTAWLLGSVALLLSGLAFSGTAPDSTAKTTVTDLLGRQVQVRIPVRRVILGEGRQLYLVAALDTANPLRRIVGWRKDLIQSDPDTYGAYLRRYPEIAKVPTFGGFEDGTFDIEQAISQQPDVIILNIEAQHATEDARYIEKLDALGIPVVYVDFRNNPMQNTEPTMRLFGQLFGEDARAEAFIAFRNQQIRRVIDVIEARQPPRPKVFIERIGGYTDDCCLSFGNENFGRFVELAGGHNIASAIIPNTFGQLNAEQVIVADPAQVIVTSANWQAFAPDGHWVGVGPGADLAEARRKLQWFTQRPAYAGIKAQQTGDFHAVWHQFYNSPYQFIAIQQLAKWFHPELFADLDPDATFREFHERFLPVPYEPGYFVSLKPTQGQP
- a CDS encoding FecCD family ABC transporter permease, translating into MNERLEHLALGTIYRAQVWRKRLILVGLGLLLLFSVLLDLALGPASYGLEEVLGALFSPQSAAPQVRVVMWDIRLPVALMAVAVGAALSLAGAQMQTILNNPLASPFTLGISAAASFGAALGLAFGVALVPVIAQYMVPLNAFVMAMLSALLIHVLSLRRGMTSETIVLLGIALVFTFNALLALVQFFATEQAVAAVVFWTMGSLTKATWPKLGVICLVILITLPIFARRAWAMTALRLGDEKAASFGINVRKLRLQTLVMVSLLASFPVAFVGTIGFIGLVGPHIARMLIGEDQRFFLPASLLTGALILSASSVVSKTLIPGAIFPIGVVTSLIGVPFFISLILGGKKQSW
- a CDS encoding ABC transporter ATP-binding protein, whose translation is MVTIELAGLGARYGSRAILDAITTPMFSGGEVVAVVGPNAAGKSTLFKRIAGLIDGPGQVRLEGSRNGLDGICYMPQNLNASARLTVYESVLLARKQRAPGWVVQTDELEIVDRTLESLGISDLSFRNLGELSGGQQQLVSIAQTLVREPEVLLMDEPTSALDMRRQVQVLAFMRALARQHAIIVFIALHDLNQALRFADQVLVIAQGTLQGSGPSEEVITEQMLRTVYRVQARIEQCSRGERHIIVDDVV
- a CDS encoding TSUP family transporter encodes the protein MPFELSVDLTTLAILAVVAFIAGFIDAIAGGGGLLTTPALLTAGLPPHLVLGTNKLSSTFGSATASFTFYKRKLFHPRQWTHALVGTLVGALAGAIVAHYLPAEWLNKMLPVIVFACGLYLLFGGTPKAPLDSDAPIKKTWQSTQGFSLGFYDGVAGPGTGAFWTVSSLLLYPIDLVKASGVARSMNFVSNIAALSVFIFSGQVDWIIGLSMGLSVMVGAFFGARTAISGGAKFIRPVFITVVLGLTVRLAWQHWFSAA